CAGGTTCCTCTTAAACTTGAGTGTTTGTGAAGAAGATTTTTTAACCAGGATCAAATGTCAAACTAACCAATGTAGCACATGCTATAATGCTATATTCTGCTCATTTTACTGATCGTTCAGGGATGGGAAACTTTGGTTACCAAGAGGGCTGCATAAATTTTATTGTTAGTGCCAAAAGGCAAAATTAGTAAAACTTGTCTGATATACTCAATTTAACCATTGTTTATACCAATAATTCAATGAATGGAAGAATGTGTTGCTTTCATGGTCATTTGAAATACCTcgtttatgtttttaaactcaagtaCAAATAGTAAatgtcaaggtcaagctcaatggcatctcttttgtcctggccttttcacccctggtgatacacccagagaccaCCATAGGTTTTCTGGGCCCTTCGAGCATCCACAGCTTGGGCAAACCTACTACCCGCCCAGACAGTACCCAAGGGCATATGTAtatgccacatccacccctttctccaccctaaaggtgctgactttattttttcaaaaggtTATCTTCCCATGCCCctgtgcaaggacatccagagcacagccAGCGTTTTGTCAGACCTCACCCAAAAGTGCCTTTAGGTGGCTTGCTTGTCAAATCAGCGTCTTACtttagcctcagtttttggcccaaacatgcctagaagttctgcacagtaatGTATTTTACTTGCATATCTATTTTTTACAAGTGTATTTAGTGATGCGAACAATAAAGTCTGACAAAGCCAATTATATCAACTAATTCATCTCTTTCAAAGAATTTAACATATACCAATACTGAAAGGCATAAAAGTTTCTATTTCCttgttttcatggcagatttgtcatgatttcttcatttttataatttattggTATTTGAAATTGACTTAGAGGCCACACTGAGCGAGGTagagggccacatgtggcccctggACCACCAGTTGCCCACTCCTGATGTAGTTTTTGAATGTTAGAgtctgttgcttttttttttttttttcaaattttgaactGCTACCTTTGCAGGGACTCCCTTGTAAGAGGTTTTTGAATCCAAATGGGAATAATCCTGGTTAAATACATATGTAATACATACATAAACTCAAAAATACATAGTCTAATTTTAGCAATATCTTTGTGTGCTTTCAGGTTCTCAGTCTACATAAGACACAGATCAGACATGTTTCCCCCTTAAGGTTTTTCTAATTGTTACTGAGTTTCCACATGCACTATACAATAAATAATTTGGTTTCAGCATGTGAAAAGACTTGTTTTAATCTATGCATTAGTGTGAGCACCTTATTCTTAAGGGGTCAAAGCCAGTGAAATGCAATCTATATATATGCATGTTATCTTATCAGAGAGGATCCTGTCATGGCAAGAATTTCTCAGCTATTGTAAAAGTGCACCACCCAGTGTTGAAATGTGATAACTACACTGCATTCCTATAGTCCAGTTTTGTCAGTGCAGCCTGATACTACAGTCAAAGAAATTCATGTTGTCtcttattaatctacactcagtgcctCATTATGACAAAGTaacaacagaattttagaaaaatttGCACATTTGTTTGAAATAGAAACTGAAATATCTCATTGGCATAAATATCCAGAGCCTCTGTaacaacactttaaatttagctcaggttcctccagtttctctttttattttctgagatgtttctacaccttgattggagcccacctgtggtaaatcaaTCTGAGtgggcatgatttggaaaggcacacacctcttcATAGGAGGCCTCACAGCttacaatgcatatcagagcaaaatcaagccatgatcactctgactgagctccagagatcctgtgtggagatggggcaAAGTTCCATAAGGTCcatcatcactgcagccctccactatTCTAGGATTTATGGCAGAATGGCTAGCTGAAAGCTAGCAGTTACTCTTTACAAAAGAGTAACTGAAAGACTCTAACTctagactgtgagaaacaatgTTTTCTGGTTTAATGAAACCAATATTGAGCTGTTTCTAAATGTTACAGTATGTACGAAACCAGACATCGCTCGTCACCTGCTccataccatcccaacagtgaagcatggtggtggaagcatcatgttgtgggggtgcttttcagcagcagggacagggagactggtcagggttgagggaaagctgaatgcaGCAAAGTACTGAGATGAAAACTTGTTCCACAGCACTCAGAGCCTCAGACTGGGAGAAAGGTTCAATTTCCAACATGACCCTCAGCACACAGCCACAACAAGACAGTGAGCCAGaaccctgacctgaaccctatcTAACATCTCTGGAAACACCTGACAATGGCTTTCCACCTATAGTCTATAGTCTATAGTatagaagaatggcagaaaatcccaaaatccaggtgtgcaaagcttgttgtgtcAATTCTAGAAggacttgaggctgtaatttGTGTCAAAGATggtttaagtactgagtaaagggtctgaatacttatgtcaatgtggtAGTTCAGTTTTTACCTCTAAATACAGtttcaaaaatatctaaaattctgtttttactctgtcataatggggtactgagtgtaaaTTAATGAGAGCCATGTCTGCCACACATACAAGAGCCTTCACCCTATTACTCATCCACACATAATCAATGACTGTTAAAGGAACTAAGGTCTGTAAAACTTGCCACAGGGAAGTAGATATATTTATGTGGACACCTCAGAACAAAACATACAAGCAGTGCAGTGACCTCAATGGTAGGGACAGCCAcggatgtaaaaaaaaaaaatacagacagtCACAAATGATTAAATACTTTATTATAAACAAAAAGTGATCCAGTTTCTGATTTCGCTTGATAATTAACATCAGAGGAGTGGAAAGGTTTATCCAAAACCACGCCACAGCCTCTAAACACTTGACGGAGAAACACTTTCAACAACTTTATTGGCAGATCTCTCCTCACAGCTcttcctttaaaaacactgcaACTCTGAAATACTGAAACTCTCTTAAACCCATCTGCATGATTACACTGTAAGTcactgaaaatggaaaaagctGTGTATAGAGCGTAAGGCTGAAACCACACTGAAGTCAGTCTTATTCAAAGTCAGTCACACTTTGATTGTCAGTTGCCTGTTTGCCACGATAAAGTAAAGACAAGCTTGCGTAAAATGTCAGGTAAAAGTGAGGCTATTGAAAGTGTTAGTACGACCAATGAAGACCAATTAAACAATCTAAAAATCTGCTTTACAACAGACTTTGGCTGAAGAATACTAATGATTTAGTGCAATTGATGAGATGAAATGTCTACTTAAGTGGTACTCCTCATGTAAGCCAGACCGAGGAGTGCAGCTTATATGCCCTGTGACCACAGTTATTATCTATGGAAGCCTCTAGTGGACATATATCTGTGCATTTTCTTTTACTCAGTTCCCTAGAATAACAAGTACATTTTAGACCTTTACGTATCTTTCTCAGTATTTCAGGAAAGCAATGTAGGTTTTCACATAATCATAATCATCAGTTTTAGAAAGCTGGAGAAAACaagtaaaacaagaaaaactttcaatacttttttttaagtctgcAACCTATATACCAGTTTAAAGTGCTAAGATATGCTGAAAGATAACCACTAGTGCAGCCCTGCAGTCCTCCATTCTTTGTGTTTTGCATGCAGCCACTTCCCTGCTCCCATTTGATGATTCTTATGGATACATAATGACCAGACCAGAGGGGGTGGGCACCACTTTTTCACCCTCACTAGGTAATAATCTTGCATGTTAAGAAAAAGAGGCTCTAGATGAGCATATGAGCCTAGTGTAGCGCTGGCTTTTATAGAGGAGTCATTCAAAACAACAAGTGATGGAGTCTGCTGTTTGATGACTGTGCCTGTCAACTTCCCTGTAATCCTCGCAGACcgagagctcaactaccgtaatATAACTAGCAGCTACACCAGTGTTACTCATCCCTGCTCAGCCAAAAAGCTaacatgttgaaaaaataccCCTGCAtgagccacaatccaaacctgGGGGTATGGCTCTTAAGTGTGTCTGACAGGGTTGACAAAAATCAGGATgtgattggtaaaaaaaaaacaacaacaaaaaaaaaaatcatattttggggaaaaaaaagctgatgTGGAAATCTGCTCCTACATCCAACTGCCAGCTGAGATCTCCGCCTACACAATTCTACACTTTAAATTACtggagtaaaacaaaaacacaaagtcaaACTTAGAACCTGTTTGTCCCTTTTCTCAGGAATCAGTGAGATTCATCCTGCATGTTCTTTCTGCACATATGTGATGGAAAAATacaggcaaaaaataaaaaaataagtctGGGAAACTAACTGATCTGACTTGCCATgggtaatttctgaggtcaaaatttcctttttaaggttttcttgggAACGGGGGGGATCataataaaaagtaagaaaataataaatggaTCACAGAGGTAGACTGTCTCAAGCCATGGCTCTGGGTGTATTCGCACAGCGAGCCAGATTACAGCGACTGCTTTACGACAGCAACAGAAACTGTAAACATTAGCCCTATTAGCACTGGTTGACTCTAATGATACCAGAGTGGAAAATACTAATCCTGCCCACAGTAAAACTTGCTTGTTATGTTTTGTAGAAGAAGAAAGCTTCTTTGGGTTGATGGCGTTTGTTGAGCTGAAGCAAAAGCAACCATGACGGCTAACTACAGCCACAAGAGTGGAACCGATAACAGGATAGAACAGCGTGTTGATAAAGTGACAGGTAGGAAAGAGTCATGGACAGAGCTCATGTTACTGTTGGCTATCTTGTCTCAGGGCAGTGTGTTTTGGTCTGTAGAGGAGTTGACAATGATGACTGAataacatttttactgttcagtTAATACTGCTGAGCTCTgtgtagagtttttttttttacattcaaaagGTTACCATCTCACGTTGTTTAATTCAGAGCTAGGATCTGGAGTGCTGCCGTGCAGCCCTAGTGAGAACTTGAGTATTGAAAACATTGTAAAATTCTATCCCtaacaagctaaaaaaaaagttgtcttaCATTATTGTTATgggaaaactgagtaaaataaaagtacaaatgcatgtcctcttagggcttccgTAGTTATGAAACATGAGGTACGTTTCCATTGCTGACATTCTTAGTACAACACAGTCTTAGTTTATAGTCTTCCTGCTAgtagcaaaaattaaaattatcatCTAGTGAAAAAGCATAAAgtgaaaaatcaaacaataaaatataaaaaagtgaCCTGTTGGAGTAGGCTTTTACGGTGAAATAAGAGCAAGTTTTTTCATTCCTTTAAGCAGAAACTTTTCAAACTTCACTCGCACAAAGTCCCTGATGGCTGAAGTGACCTTTCATTTAGAAATATGCATCTGCCGTTTCCCCAGCCTTTGGCACCTGTCTTTTGCCCCCTTAAAGAAATTACTGAGGCTCCTTCTATGGCACTAAGCTGTGACAGTGCTGTGACATCTagtctctctctgtgtgctgTGATCTCTGCTGTCTGTCTTCAGGCGCTGGGCTGCTGACAGTGTGCACAGCTGCGTACCGGCCGCTGTCTGTGAGTCTGGACCTGGACTGTGCACCTGGTGAGGCCGTAGGTGTGAAGCAGCAGGTGGCGGGCCTTTGCTTGGACCTCCTCCCAGTTGTTGGCACTAGAGGGCGCTGTGAACACAAAAATATAACTGAATATCTAGAGGAAACACTTGCAGTGTGTctcaaaaaaaaagacatgttaTACTGTATACAAAAGATTGACCTGATTAATGATGAATGAATCCCATTCAAGCAAAATCGTTTTAAGACCCTGGTTTAAGTTTACTGGTTTGATGAATTGAGGCATTGTTCATGTCACTGTATACGCCTGTGCTGCCCCTCAGGGGAGGTTTAAGTGATTTAGAGCCCCCTCTGGGAAGAGCAGCATTAATCCATTCTGCTTAAAGTAGCCATAGGGTAAAGAAAAGTATTTTGACaattaacaaagccacagaactaAATTACCATAATGAGAGCAAGCTGAGTGTCACCTCTTATATGactaacaaaaaaatcaaatcccCACATCTCAGAAGTTTAACACCTCAAGGCAAGGTTAACTAGtagaaataaacaacaaatgCACACTACAGATGTAATATCAGTTCTTCTGCCACAAACAcaattttatattaattttatgCCATTTTGATACACAATGATCTGctattttattgatttgatatTTCTGTATCTGCTTTGCTATAATTtgcttgatatgaagacatAGTTGGACTTTTTCAAAGCCTTGAACTGGGGATCCAGGTGTCCTTTCTAGGGGATTTATTTAGACAATAAAACTAAAGCTAGTACAGGaaataaggaaatttgtgttttttagattATTAACAGAGGGTTTTGTGTGCATTTTGCCCTTTTGTATACAACCAAACGACATTTAGGagactgaaaatgttttgtaagaaagttttaaaacaCATCCAAACCAAAGTGGGCAGGTGCAATAAATAGCTCAGATTTTCGGAGCCCTGAAGTGTACAAAACACATATCATGTTCACCTAGCTCACTGAAAACATACTTTTTGGAAAACTCCTTTCAGGGTGAAGAATTTCAGAAACTTTGTTTGCAGTGTTTTATGTGTTCATGTGGGCTTAAAATGTCACAACATGAGCTGTTGCTCCTCATGCTGGTGgaacaactttgaaaaggagTGGACATAGTCCAGAGATCAGAGTGCACTTTTGACTGCATGTAACAGtgcttttttgaattttttatgtGGATGAAGATGTTTTGGAACATATGTGTGGACAGgattcattttgaaaaacagatgagaaaatcTAAGCTTTCAAAAATGCCCACCTAAGTGTGTGCCTAGAAGCTCCTGGATGCATGAAGCAACAGCCACTTTCCAACCTTTGCACCTTGGTAAAACCGCCTATGGCTGGAGAAAAGGTGGATTCCACCTTTTTATACCACTTTATATAAACAGAACTATAAAGTTATTTCATCATTTATACATAGCAAACGAAAACTTGGTTGCACCAGATTAAGTTAGTTGTTAATTTTCATCTGTAGTCCCACATAAAACTGATGCGAAACACATAAAACTCGCTAAAACTAACAAGGACAAACACCTGACAAGACAATATACATAACATACATTGTTGGTCATTATAGAGCATAATTAATAACTCCTCCTCAGTAAAAGTGTAAACAAGTAAAAAAGTTGTCTAAAATATTCACAGGTGTATTTTAAATAGATCGACTGGCCAAACACACTAGATGAATAAAAGCATAGATAAAGCCTTTTCTGTGAGTTGTAAGAAGTGGCCAGGATGCAATAGCAATAGAGAAATACAGCAAAGCTATAGTTATAACATGATCAAGACTTAATAGCTTCATGATGTGCCTGAAGTCTAAGGTCTGTGGTATAAATAGctttatatttgctgtaattCAAATGGCTCTTTGATAAAACAGACCAAAAGtcaaactgttttcactctcagCGTGCAGCATCAAAGAGGACAAAGATTTAGAGATGATGTGAACCATCATGGGTCAAAAGTGTTTTGTTTCACATCCACACGTGAAGTTTCACTTAATTGTTTCTTTTCTGTAACTGTGACTCAAATCAGGAAATATCAAAAAGATAACCACAGCAGTGTATTAAAGCTACGTGTCTACCACTGTAATGAAACTGTTGCTGTTACTTGTTTGTCTTTGCGGTCTCATGTGCAGAATAGATCACAAAGCTCCCTCTTGATACAGCTGTGCAAATAAGTCAGTACAGTTAAGAGTCtcacagcaaaaacaacaaccaacaaattatgtaaacatcttttttattcttCAGTGAAGGTTTACCTGAAGAACAATGTGATGTGAGTGATGAAATTCAAACTGGATTCATATGTGATTTTTACTCTTTCGGTATATTACAACCCTTCACTTAAAGGCTGCTCTGTCACATTGTTCCCTTAAAAAATGCAGCTTCTTCCATTGAGTTATCGCTCTTTGCCTTGTGCAGTTTTTGATGGCATTTTGATTAATTATGTATGAGAACTAGAAGGACCTTTTGTTTCTTCATATACCAATGGCAAAAAATCTTTTCATCAGTctgatgaaatgaaaatagaagTTATGAACTTCACTGCAGCATGCAACATCTGAGACCAATAATTCTCATCTAACATTAACCTGATGGTGAAACCTGATGGTAGCATCATTAATCAaactaatattaaaacaaataaatccaCCTGGCTGTGGAGACATGAAGGCCTTATACAAACTCTTTAAAGGGcacatattttaccattttaagacaagtttatattgttctcagaggtccccaaaacatgtctgtgaagtttgttgttgaaaaCCCCCCCCAAAAACTCTGGTATTCGATTTTTGCATGGCAAAAgccttctgtttcagcccttctcagaacaagctgtttctgtgtctgtggctttaaatattaacgaactgtctgactccacccctgaccactctcaggaaatggatgcggCTCTCCTGAtattacaatgttacagacacattgatccaaagtttaggttctgactgggatttgaaccatcaatctcccagaccacaGTCAGCaaggtaacccactgagctatccagcatcggcttgattcagcacacattttctgaaaggtggagaaagagaaaggggaagggaatggatttttatggtatttgaggggattgtggacaggccaggggcacatatttttgttagaaaagccacaAAAAGGGATATTGTAtaaaatgtcccctttaaattttTATCCCATTGCCAAATAAACTTTTTGAgtctcaaaggtcaaaataaaggcTCAGAAGCAAATTTAATACTTATCAAGACCTTTTCCAAGACCCTCTCAATGTATTTTAAGACCCCATTACCTTTTCTATTTCTAACAAGTTACTGTACATTGGTGACACAATTATGCACGTTTTGTGCAGattgtaagataaaaatgtcacaACATAGTCACGAAATGCAGACTGTATGAGTTACCGTAGTATGCAAATAGAGCTTTCTTTGGCATGCTAGCAGTGCTAGTATTAAACTAAGAAAAGCTTCGCTGCAAACCTGCTTTTATCTGTACAATCTTGCAGCTTGCTAGCCTTGCTAGAGACACAGTGAAGCTTTAAGGATGCACTGACAGCTCAATGGGCCAGAACAGGCGGGAATGGGCAGAAAAATCTAGACTACAGCCACTTTTGATAAATATAAAACCtgaaaacagctaaaaaaaaaaaaatccttaagaAGTTACTTTCTGGCATCCTTGACTTCTTAACCCCCCTGAGCCCtaagcgttttttttttttttttttttttttacctgatgTTGTCCTGCCTGGACCTTTGTATCAAGAAGCTTgtaaacatcaaccctgtggtgcctGTTCTTTGTTCGATATGAGAGCAAAGGTTGTCAGGGTTTGGTTAGGACAATCCATTTGAGATATAAATGTCAGACTTGGCAATAAGCCCCACaacaatgattgatttaaaatttaaatatgacTACTTCACATCCCCTGTTTGTATTAATTGTGTGCATGTTGAGATGCTactcactgagctggagatgaACTAAAGCTGCAGTTTTGTCGGCTGTCAGCGCCCACACATTCAGCTCATCCACTGATTGGACATCCTCCAGCTTCAGAAGGTCCTCTCTGATTCGCAGAGTGTCCAAGTGTCTGGGAACACCTGACACAAcaggataaaaacaaaataatgaagcATTTACTCTACTCCCACCACAACCCCCtgtcttgtgtttgtgtgtatggaCCCTGAGTCTGacataaaatcaatcaatctatctatcaatctatcaatctatctatcaatctatctatcagtctgtctatctatctatccatctatctatctactcCCACCACTCCAGTATTAAACCATAATCTGACAGCAATATTGGTGCATTTCCACCTATCAGTCTGCTTCGGTTCAGTATAGTAAACACTGATCTTCCTTGCATTGCCACAGCCAAACTCTGTCCAACCTTGCCTGTGGTGATGAAAATTCAAGCTCTTTGTAGAGACCTAGATCACCTGGCTCAGCTCAGAAATAAGAGCTAATCTTTCAGCAACCATGTGGCttttcatttggttttattttcatgtctgttaaacaacaaaatctcaaaaaaggaaaatgactCTCAAACGGGAGGTGGCTCTGGCCATTCTAATGAAAGTGATGGCTCTTAGAACCGGCTAATTCACAAAACGACACATTGCTAcagctttttacttttcattcTGAGCTCAGTTGTCATTTCAATCTCACCAGGACCCCATTGCATTAActtggcacatttttttttccattataatTGCTGTCCCTTCTACCAATCAACAGACAGTAGTGAGTCTAGTTCCATTCTTTAGGGCCCAACAGGTACGCTAGCCCCAACACAATGGTGCAATAAAAGTAAGACGGTACAGATCGGTTATTTAGGTACCTTTACCAACTTTTGACAGTAGAAATACAAATTATCACATACCATACCAAACAGAACTGAACCATGCTGCttgatggaaacacagcttaTGTGAGCAAAGACCTACCCTCCAGCACGATGACAATTGTGTCACGTATGATTCGGAACGTGGTGCAGAGGACCAGAACAGAGAAGATGTAGGTACAGATCGGATCTGCCAGTTTTAACTCCGGCTGTAAAGTCAGAAAATTACATCGCGTTAGCTAAAAGGATAATggtcttttctttcctttattttttcagcaCATTGTGACTCAACACTTGACCTGTTGATCTCCTGTTACATGCTCTGCCCTCTTAACAgtaaatttaaatttcaaacCAGGAGCTAACGATTACAGGAGACAATTAGGGAAGCATGGTTTTGGagagtgtaaaaaaatgttggcCAAAATAAATTCTAATAAGGCAGTAAGCtgtaataaaaatatctaatgttaATAGCTATAGGGCAGAGTACCTTGAAGCGGACAATGTAGGCAGCTATGAGCACCCCGACACTCTGGAGGAGATCTCCCAAAGCATGGATGAATGCAGCTCTTACAGCCAGGCTGCCatgttgcctctgctgacccgACCCGGCGGAACTGGAGGGAGCTGAGGGGCCGTGAGAGTGACCATGGCCGTGGCCGTGAGAGTGGAGGTGACCACCCTGGTTTAACAAGAAACCCATTCTAAAGAAATGAGAAAGCATAaaagagagatttttaaaattacctTCTATGTCATATCAGGTTGAACAACAGCCTTTAAAACTCACTCAGTGAGTCATTTATTCACCTTCCTTCTGTgatcaaaaattacaaaacataAAGCTATGAAGTACATCTTAAACGTTACTTTGGACTCAGCTGTTACATTTCTGCTGACTCTCACACTCGCAGACATGCAGACAGCACTGTCATCAAAGCTCACTTGGGttcttattttggaaaaaaacaccCACAGTTCTTCTCTAAACAGATATTTACATGAGGTTGACAGCCACCCCCACAGCTGCGGTGATGAGCATGACATCTCCGTCTATATCGAAGTCTTGGTGTACGGTCCTCTGTATCGCCTCATAGAGCAGTATGGCCGTCAAAATATAGATTAGCACCACACTAAGGACTGCAGAAACCACCTCTAGAATAGGAAATCACAGTCAGTTTCATGGACAAAGAACAATGACAATATATTTGGCAAAAAGCTGGGGTTCAGATATGTACAAGGAGGTGGTTACAAGGCTTATTTTGCACACTACACTCATACCATATAGGGCAAACTCCACTAGTGGAAGATACTTTTACATGTAACaaacaaaatgacatttttagaaGAAATATCCATACTGTGAATCTGTAATGGCTGCATAAGTGAATCTAAAGTATCATTTCTGAAGCCTGATCTCCTCTGAACACTGCTGAATATGCACTTTCACTTTCAAAAGTGACTCATCCACTAAAAATTTAGAAGTTTTACTTCACCTCACACGTGACAGAAGCGGCCGATAGAAAGGGTAATGGAAAGAAGAAGTGAGAAGGCCTCTGAAATCAGACACTTACCGAGGCGATGCAGCCCGAAGGTGAACCTCCTGGTGGGTGGCTTTGTGGAGAGCCAGAGGGCCAGCAGGGAGAATAAAATGCCCACCACGTCTGCCAGCATGTGCACAGCATCAGTCATAATGGCTAAGCTGTTTGATATGTAACCACCTGGAAGTCAGAGACAACGTGATTGGCATGGCATCAAATCATATCTATGTAAACTATTCTTGCAGGCACAGATCACACAATAGAAAACACGTGTGGATGAGTGTGGCTATATACAGACAAAAGCTGAGTACATGGCTGGAATTTTTTGATATGATTTGAACTGATGGATGGTTTTCTGAGCAGTGGGCTTGTTTTTTAAGTCTATTTCCTTGAGAAAGtattaattacaaaaaagtaCAGTCATGCAGGCTTCTAAGGGAATGAAGTCTTATTTAAAAAGGGGGTAAACTGGTGCACACAGCTCAAATTAGAACACATAGCTgtgtattataaaataaaaacatgggcAACAAACCATTCAAAGCATATCAACCTTATGGGTTTTAACATGCATTGGACTTTCTTTATAGTATAACTGATGTACTAAAAGTAACATAAactctttttaaagattaatctATTGTCTAGGAGAGTTGATGGCTCAAGCAAGTCAGCAAAAAGGCTTAAAGGGTTTCTATCTCAGAGGCTGAAGTGATTTCTTTGACTTCTACAATTTATCTTAGTTGCCTTTGGTCCTTCCTGTGcagacaaaaatccaaaaaaaaaaaaaaaaaaaaagaacttgatGTGTTGCTGGGAGGTGCAGGTGAGGGCTGTGATAACACAGTCATGTGTTAAACCACGTGTAAATGTGCAGGACTTGATTGCATAATGTTATGCTGATAAATGTCCAAACTTCAAAAGCAACCTGCTCTTCTCTGTGCATATTTATACAAACAGGTTTTAGGTGCAGGGAtacttttttctgctctttactaaaacagcaaaaaaagacaagaaagtcATTGCTTTTGCTCTGTGCAATGAAACAGCCACTCTGGGTAGAATTACAGAGATTCTTGCATGGCATAGCCTAACACTTTTTTGTGATTTGCCCCAAGGCTATTCTTTTGTGATGTTAGCGCTAGCATGTATGAGGGTGTCTATCTCCAAAAAATCCTGCTGAGAACCTGATCTGCAGCCGTTATAACATTCTGTACCCCTGCTGGTATGAGTAACTGTCTTTTTAGTGTAAACCAGCCCGTTAAAGAGAGTAATTACCactgccaaggaggtcatgtgattgggagggtttgttagtttgttttttagcaacataactcaaaaagttatggacagattttaatgaaactttcagggaatgtcagaaatggcataaagaa
This sequence is a window from Cheilinus undulatus linkage group 1, ASM1832078v1, whole genome shotgun sequence. Protein-coding genes within it:
- the slc30a4 gene encoding zinc transporter 4, translated to MSGGSFLSRVRSAFRREPDEWDLSDTAPFDFSDELVEDETPKFNKLKVVVSGEMSDYSAGAPSNGVAVNTLVVADDDDDSLLESSSSLGSPGLNMDPCDNCSKKKESIKHRRVMKRLAIAALLYFLFMIGEIVGGYISNSLAIMTDAVHMLADVVGILFSLLALWLSTKPPTRRFTFGLHRLEVVSAVLSVVLIYILTAILLYEAIQRTVHQDFDIDGDVMLITAAVGVAVNLIMGFLLNQGGHLHSHGHGHGHSHGPSAPSSSAGSGQQRQHGSLAVRAAFIHALGDLLQSVGVLIAAYIVRFKPELKLADPICTYIFSVLVLCTTFRIIRDTIVIVLEGVPRHLDTLRIREDLLKLEDVQSVDELNVWALTADKTAALVHLQLTPSSANNWEEVQAKARHLLLHTYGLTRCTVQVQTHRQRPVRSCAHCQQPSA